ATTCATAGTCAACATATGTTTTTATGTCTGTTGCAGAAATAAAATAGCTACGACCGGTGAGCTATATAGTTATTAGTAGCAAATGTTGGAGAAGTTATCTTGGTAAAATAAAAGATCAACAGAGAGTGATATGTGTGTAAGGCTTACGTATGGTTATTAATATCAGTTCTGAAGCGATTTTGGATCTCTAAAATATCCTTTTTGCACCGCTCGTCAAGGAGTTGCGATTTACATCCTGTCGGTTCACTCTGAGAAAGAAATTGATCTTTTGCATAAGATGTAGCTTTGGCAAGGCATCTTACTCTGTTGGTAAATCCTAAGGTAGTTAACTGAAATCACAAGAATTAAGGTTCTGTATCAAGGTCATGCTTGTTCTGAAAATCCTACATTGATATCCATGCGAGTGGTAATAAACCTTGAGTTGTTGTCGAAATGAAACTTTGAGGAGTGTACCTATACAGATGTTGGAGAGAAGAGGCcaaaaatttgatttcaaagCAGATTTTATGGTCAAGTCATGTGATAATTTTCAGTGAAACTATCTCAACTAGTACTGCTTTAGTATTCTTCCCAAGAGTTATGGTTCTTGCTGATGTTGTGGTGCTATTGTAGAGCTACATGCATGTGAGTTTTAGGGTTTTAGACAGAGCCGATGGGCTAGTCTGGCACCATAATTTGATAAAGAACTGGGGTTTGGTCATACTTTCATACTCGTGACATTAATCGGTATTTCTAGGCCGGCATTAACTCCGTTTAAATCATTAAATCCAATGAATTTCACGTCAAATTTGATGGACCGTGTCATTTTCTCTCTATCAATCTTTtgggagagaaaatgaaaacgATGAGTTGCATGAAACTAAACAACTAAATACTAATCATGGCAACGCTTGACAAAAAGAATTCATGACCCTGCTAATGGAAAAccgagaaagagaaagatcaGAATTTTAGAGGGTGGCAAGCTCCATCATTAACAGCAATAATAAAGCCATTTGATAAGAAATAATTTGAGATATTACTTATGTTATGATATAGTATAGAAGCTAACCAGATCTTGCAATTAAATCAACATAAAATCATCGAAGAAATAAATGatgaacaataaataaataaaaaacacttGAAATTTACCTAATTTGGTCTGAGCATTGATATTTACTTCAAAagtaaataattcattaatGATTGCAGAATCATATAGTATCACAACTGTTGCACGATCCATGcctaaattaaattcaaatccGTAATCAAACCGCAAATGTGGACGTAAGATTCAAATACTCCCATATGTTCCACGCTCCTTTTTGTTCAGAACGTCCCTTCGTATGTCTGAAGGGGGATGCTTCGCTACGCGGCCGCCATCGTACGCGACCGACTTTTACTTCCCATTACAGAAGGAAGGAAACCAGAAAGGAAAATACGtgcttttctttcctcctccGACAGTCTCCTGGCTCCCAATGCAGCATGCACATGTGTATTTAGAATATCTGATCCCTACTTTCCGTAGGGCGAGAAGATGTCCCCCTCTCCTCCACACAATACGAAGGAAAGAGtgcaaaaagtcaaaagtttggACAGTCTTCCTCAACGGAGGACAAAATCAAGTTCCCCCGCCTAATAATTCCAAGTTCGATTCTGATTGAAAGGAACACCTAATTTCAGCAAACCAAAATCCTCCCAGCAAGATCGAACATGCCACTTTAATGCGGCCGTTGTCGTTTTTTTCCCTTATACCAAGCTTAGATTTTAAGGAAAACGATGTGCAAAAATGTTCATGTTGCTCAAATTTATCCGCacgagtttttttttgttttttggtcaaCCAAGTATATTCGTGGTTTTGGGAGCTTGGAGAAGCTTGACGGGCTTCTATTAGGCCTACCTGATGAAATCCCATAAACCCATAAAACCCTCCATATATGGAGGAGGACTTTGGAACTCCTCATCTCACCTATTCCCAAGTGGGAATTTATATAGAGCATGAGACAATAGAGCGTTAACTTAATATTTATACTTTTGAAATATGCtataacttcaattttttaaaactcgTGTGATTTCTCAAGTGACTATCACTCGCAAACATTTGCACTTCACCTTCTCCTCAAGCTCTCAAGTAGCCCCTGTGTCTTCAGGAACTTAAATGCCTGTTCAAGTCAATTAGCCCTTTGGTCACACCATAACTCTTTCTATCGAACCCCGCTTCAAAGTACttagggcctatttggtaacACTTCCAAAAACAactgattttgttttttgttcctaaaataaaaaaaaaaatatataaatctgtttggtaaatttttttatttttgggaacaaaaattcattttttcgtTCTCGgaaaattcttttatttcttgttctcaaaaatacatttggaacaaaatcaaaacgTAGAAAATAGTTGCTCCTTATTCCTAGGAACATTTTCTAGAATCGagtctaatttttcttattttctcttttcttttttttcttttctccttctctcttcttcttcttcctctcggcCGACTATCGTTGCCACTACCACCGGCCAGTGATCAACTGAGCGAGGTCCGATGAGCTCGCCGAAGCCTTGCCTGGCCATTAGCAAGCCTTGACTCCAGCAAGCTCGTCATACCTCACCTAGTCGATTGCCGGCCACCACTATGGTCGAGAAGCGGccacaaagaagaaggaagaagaaaaggaaaggaaaaagaaaaaaataataaaatactaaaagtattaaaaattaaaaattaaaataaattaagaatcttaccaaacacatttctatcttAGGAATACAAATTTTAAATAGTTATCAAGCGCCTTTAaaaacttagaaattgttcttgagaataaaataaaataaaaatcatttttgagcaaaaattgtttttgggaatagaataattaccaaacatgcccttatagtcaatagaaagCCCTTTCAACATATTACAAGAACCTCAATTTGGCCGACCCAAACTCAAGCTGAAAACCGACAAAATACAGCCCTGAAGTTGCTAGATACGCACTGTTCATCACACATaggaaacttcaaaattttattttggctaAACtataaattcaaatcaaattttgtaaaatcctACAGCTCCATAACATCCTAATTATCATTTTCGTGAAAAATCATAGCTCAACAactgaaaaatcaaatcttgcagctcgaatttcacataatttcgaatttaagtCCTAACCATGAAAACTAATATGATTGGAAGAACAAGGGCCGCAAGTACTTACCATATGTTGCGTAGGCGAGGCATCCATGGCAAGCACACATGAAACCCCTCTTTTCTTCgtcctctttcttttatttccttttctttcttcttatttttcctctctctcgctcttgGTCTCTCTTATTGTTGAAGTGAACGtgccttcttttccctttttgttgacttttcaacattttctccttcttttttcctttttttttggccccaCCACTCTTTGGCTAAGTCAAAATATATGATGACACTATTTATGTCCTCCTTAATTCAAGATTTGGGTTAGAATCATCATGTTTATGTATTCTTTCGAACTAATCCCCAATAGTACAAACCGGCGTGTCTATACTAAGTACCCGTTATGTCTTGCTAAAGTGAATGGAGAAATAAGTCAGGTACTCAAATAATCTAGAGTATatcatttttagcaaaaaaagaCTTTAATTTTTTGTCGGGAGGGTTAATGGAGTTTTATGAAAGTTACATAAGACaacaaagaaaaactaattattgcttgatttgcatGTAAATTTGAAAGATACTATCCATTACTCGATGTGAAAATTTTGTCCGCATCCATTAGTTAATATATAGCTATCGAATCGAGTATCTCAGGAGTATGCATTCGACCACATAAGAAATAACGAAGTgcttttagaaaagaaaatcatgtctTTCACATTGCAAAATACAcctattatttttaaaatatatataaatgaaaattcttttttgtttgttatttACATTGTCCTTTTTGTGTTTTAATGGTTCTACTTAAATTTTAACTATTTAATATTGTCCTTTTGGATTTGCCTTTTGATCCCACCAACAAAATCTTCACGCTCCGTctccgagaaaatattaggtagagCCGAGGTAGCCACGTGTAAAATTCCTAGTCCATTTATCGGGAGACATGTGTCTTCCAGGCCAACCGCAAGTCAAACCCTCTCTTTCTTTGCCTCCCTCTTTCCAATTTCACACCCTCTCTCCTctcacacacactctctctctctccactcgtgACCATTCCCACTCATGACGGAGCCCGCCATCCGATAAACCGCGCCGCCTCCGTATCTACCTCGTCCATTGCCTCCGCCATTTGATGAAACCACGTCGAATGATGCAGTgtgctctctctgtctctctctcgaCCAGCTCTGTCTCGCCCTCTCCGTTGCCTGACGAACcacgccgccaccgccgccgccgcctccaccCTTGGTCCAAGAACAAGCCCAAGCCCCCCAGTCGTTCGCAACCCCGAGCCCTCTCTCAACCGATCCCTCTGCTCCGATGTCGTTGCCTCCCgaaccctcgccaaatccagTGATAATGACCTTGGCCACGAGGGTCAAGCTCTCGGCAAATCCAACAACCCTCGCCCGTGGCTGGCGAGGGAGGGCCATGACACCTCATTGATATCGTTGCCTCCCAAAGCCTCGTCAGATTCGGCGAGGGTGACCCCCCTCGTCGAATCCGACGAAATGTGATGCTCTCCACCCTTGGTCCAAGAACAAGCCCAAGCCCCCCATCGTTCGCAAACCCGAGCCCTCCCTCAACCCCTCGAGGTCCTCGGCTATGATGTTCTCACCTCCCTAACTCTTATGTCACCGCCTCTCGAACCCTCTCCAATCCGACAAGAACAACACCCTTGCCTTGGCCGCAAGGGTcgagcccttgccaaatccaatGACCCGCCTATGGCAGGTGAGGGCCGTAACACCTCACCGATGTCATTGCCTCCCaaggcctcgccagatctgatGAGAGTTGAGTCTTCGCCGAATCCGACAAAAGCAATGTTCACTAGCCATAGGGACACCTTTTTCGGCCCTCACGTGTGCCTggccaaagggaaagaaaagaaaagaaaagaaagaacataaacgggaaagaagaaagagaaacgaAGGAGAAAGAGGGAAGTTGGAGAAGGTGGGTCTACAAGCCACACATGCCGCTCACATAATGGACTTGTGTAGAGCTGAGGTAGCTACCCCAGctctacctaatattttctccggtCTCCATCCTCCAACAATGTGATGCATTAGATCAATATTAACTAGTGCCGAATATGATCcaattcttttaaatttctaCTCGCAATCTGTTGCATAGCTTAGcgtacaaatttgaaaatctaacGTTGCTTTTTGATTGAACGTATCTTCCAAATGCATGCTCTTGGAAAAGAAGAGCAGTAAATAGAGGTGTCAAACTAGGTCGAGCTCGCCTCGACTACAGGCTACAGCCAATGGTCCATTCTGTGCCGGTCGGACGCCTCAATCAGCCCAGCACGGCCCCAGGAGCGAGTCCAGCACACAATTTTAGGGCCCTTGTGTGGCCGAATTGCCTTTGACCCCATCTTTCCTATCATTCAATGTAGATGTAGATGTAGACAGTCAACAAGGAATCGACAACTTGAGGAATGCAAACTTTCAATGATTGAGTGGCGAAGGGCTTTGTGAAGGAATATAGCAACAAGTCATTGTCaataataattatatatattggcCAATTATTAAACAATATACTCTACGAGAAGAGCTCGCAACAAATAATACActaataattgaaaaatcaagtgTTACAAAGacttatacatacatacatatatatatgcgtatagaatatttaaaatatatatccTTCATTTAATAACtaagcttttagaataattgagcGTAGTCCCATAAAATCTTTCTAAGTGTTTTCCACATCAGATTACTTCCAAATTCACAATGTCTACAGCTAAAACAATGGAGCTGGATgtaaaactcaagaacaaattCCTCCGTGTTCGGCGCCCTTCTGTTCAGAGCGTTCCTTCGTACGACTGGAAAGGAGTGCTTCACGGTGCGGTCGCTATTCTACCCGACCCCTGTCACTGCACttgcttttacttttctttgctCTTCATCAATAATCTCTCAACTTATAAGCACGCTTTCAAACCACAACACCCCcacccctcccccccaaaaaaaaaaaaagcctcagGAGTCTCTCGAGACGCACTTTTCTGCCTTTTGCTCTTGTTCAGACACAACAAGCTTGTATTCTGTAAGTGACTGATACTGCAGCAGATCAAATCTAGATctcaaagatgaagaaaagcaCAAGCAGCAATCAGTCGCCAAAGGTAGAGCGCAGAACCATGGAGAAAAACCGAAGAATTCACATGAATATTCTCTGCTCCAAGCTTGCTTCCCTCATTCCTCAACACGATGTgaccacttctctctctctctctctctctctctctctgggtttACTAGaagtaatctctctctctctctctctggcttcTTGACTCAAGTTCTGAAAACAGCCTACCTTTTGAAATCAGaaattttcatggaaatggATGGCATTgatccatcaaaattttgttgtGTATCATAAGAACATGTACATAAATCCAGGTCGCGTGTATCAACTTCAACAATCAAGATAGAGTGaaaatttccttaatttctctttctcttttttgggtttCCGGATTCACTGTTGCAGCAACATCAGCTGGATCAAGCTGCATCATATATAAAGCAGTTGAAAGAAAGGATTGATGGGTTGAAACTGAGGAAGGACCAAGCAGTACTGAAGTCCGAAGGGATTGACACGAGCAGTTCTTTGACTTCATCGATTGATCAGGAGGCCAAACTAGGGTTCGCGCTTCCCGTGTTTCAACTGAGAGAATACGGTTTAGGTCTGGAAGTGATCTTGATCAGTGGGAGGAGGAAGAACTTCATGTTGTATGAAGTGATAAACATTCTCGAGGAAGAAGGAGCTGAGGTTGTCAGTGCCAGCTTTTCTGTTGTCGGTGATAAGATCTTCCACACACTCCATGCTCAGGTAACTCATTATCTCGAATTATTTCATCGAGGATGTTATAATTTTGGTTTAGCAGGAACTAAGATCATGTAATCTTGATGTGATCCTCACTTAATTAAAGAATGGAAACTAGGGTTCCTTGAGTACACGCGTCTTGGAGCAGCCAATCTCTTGGGGAAATTTAAATTGGAGAGATGTTTTTGTATTAACTGATTTCAGCGAGTCAAAAGTTTTTAATACCACATCACATGATAAGTTAgccttcgaccaaaaaaagaaagttagcCTTTAAGGTAGAGGCTAAATACATATACTTTGAAGCGGAATTAGGTTCGGGAGTCTACTTTTAAGAGGTTATATAAGTACTGCAAACTTCACTATGCTTCGTTCTTGGTGTGTTGAAACTTAGGATGACAATTTTCATCGctaagttttattttctttcgttCCCCTCTTAAGTTTTTTGTTTCAAGCGTTTCGTCTGCCCCGTGATTGGACATCTAGCTCTCATTTTTTATCTTGTGATGAAATTGCAGGTGAGACTGTGTAGAATTGGAGTAGAGACCACAAGGGTATATGTGAGATTGAAAGAATTGATCCACTGATTCTCTCTCTAGAGATCGATCTTCTAATATGGCAACAACAAACGGTATGAGAAAAGACACGAACTTTGCGCCTGAAAACTAGTAATCGACGGAAGCTGAATGGAGATGGAATGAAATTCATAGTCAACGTATGCTTTTATGTCCGTTGTAGAACTAAAATAGCCACGACTAGCGAGCTTTATAGTTATTAGTAGCAAATGTTGAAGAAATTATCTTAGTAATGTAAAAGACCAACGGAGAGTGATATGTCTAAAAGGCTTACATATGGTTATTATGTGCCGTTTGTCTACCCATACATAGATATACACAAGTTCTAAAGCAATTTTGGATCTCTAAAATATCTTTTTGTATCGCTTGTGGGGGAGTTGAATTGATTCACttcaagaaataaattgatCTTTTGGATAAGACGTAGCTTTGGCAAGGCATCTTGCTCCATTGGAAAGCCATAAGGTAGTTAACTGAAATCACAAGAATTAAGGTTTTGTATCATGGTCGTGGTTGTTTTGAAACTCCTACATACGAGTGGTAATAAACCTTGAGTTGCTATCGACTTCGAGGAGTATTCTTGTACAGATGTTGGAGAGAAGAGGCCAAAACTTTGATTTcgaaccttaccaaaaaaaagttttaaaaaaaaaaaaactttgatttcGAAGCAGATTTTATGGTCAAGTCATGTGATAATTTTCAGTGAAATTATCTCGATCAGTACTGCTTTAGTATTCTTCCTAAAGAGTTATGATTCTTGCTGAAGTGGTGGTGCTATTGTAAAGCTACATTCATGtgaattttagggttttggacaGAGCTAATGAACTAGTCTGGCACCATAATTTGAAGAAGAACGGGGGTTTGGTCCTACTTTTGTACTTTCGACATGAATAAGTA
The sequence above is drawn from the Eucalyptus grandis isolate ANBG69807.140 chromosome 11, ASM1654582v1, whole genome shotgun sequence genome and encodes:
- the LOC120289911 gene encoding cerebral cavernous malformations 2 protein-like, whose product is MALPRQPRARVVGFAESLTLVAKVIITGFGEGSGGNDIGAEGSVERGLGVANDWGAWACSWTKGGGGGGGGGVVRQATERARQSWSRERQREHTASFDVVSSNGGGNGRGRYGGGAVYRMAGSVMSGNGHEWRERECV
- the LOC104427820 gene encoding transcription factor bHLH162-like, with product MKKSTSSNQSPKVERRTMEKNRRIHMNILCSKLASLIPQHDVTTSPDSLLQQHQLDQAASYIKQLKERIDGLKLRKDQAVLKSEGIDTSSSLTSSIDQEAKLGFALPVFQLREYGLGLEVILISGRRKNFMLYEVINILEEEGAEVVSASFSVVGDKIFHTLHAQVRLCRIGVETTRVYVRLKELIH